One region of Vitis vinifera cultivar Pinot Noir 40024 chromosome 1, ASM3070453v1 genomic DNA includes:
- the LOC100263011 gene encoding receptor protein kinase-like protein ZAR1 yields MQLFSLSFFLFFFLLNPTPSLSLSSDGLSLLSLKSAVDDAASAFSDWNEDDPNPCRWTGISCMNVSGFSDPRVVGIAISGRNLRGYIPSELGNLFYLRRLNLHGNNFYGSIPVQLFNASSLHSIFLYGNNLSGTLPPAMCQLPRLQNVDFSNNSLSGSIPEGLKKCKQLQRLVVTRNQFSGEIPEGIWPEMENLVQLDLSSNEFNGSIPDDIGELKSLSGTLNLSHNHFTGKIPKSLGNLPETVSFDLRSNNLSGEIPQTGAFANQGPTAFLNNPDLCGFPLQKSCRNPSRSSPEGQSSSPESGTNARKGLSPGLIILISVADAAGVAFIGLIIVYIYWKNRDSQGCSCTGKEKLGSTGRSALCSCLSAHSFQNNDSEMESDKERGGKGAEGDLVAIDKGFSFELDELLRASAYVLGKSGLGIVYKVVLGNGVPVAVRRLGEGGEQRYKEFVAEVQAIGRVKHPNVVKLRAYYWAPDEKLLISDFISNGNLANALRGRSGQPSSSLSWSTRLKIAKGTARGLAYLHECSPRKFVHGDIKPSNILLDNEFQPYISDFGLNRLITITGNNPASSGGFIGGALPYLKSVQPERPNNYKAPEARVANSRPTQKWDVYSFGVVLLELLTGKSPELSSPTTSTSTEVPDLVKWVRKGFEEENPLSDMVDPLLLQEVQAKKEVLAVFHVALACTEGDPELRPRMKTLSENLERIGS; encoded by the exons ATGCAGCTCTTCTCCCtctccttcttcctcttcttcttccttctcaaTCCTACTCCCTCTCTCTCACTTTCTTCTGATGGCCTCTCCTTACTCTCCCTCAAGTCCGCCGTTGACGACGCCGCCTCCGCCTTCTCCGACTGGAACGAGGACGACCCCAACCCCTGCCGCTGGACCGGCATTTCCTGCATGAATGTCTCCGGCTTCTCCGACCCCCGCGTCGTCGGAATTGCGATCTCCGGTAGGAATCTCCGTGGGTATATTCCGTCTGAATTGGGGAATCTTTTCTATCTCCGGCGGCTCAATCTTCATGGGAATAACTTTTACGGGTCAATTCCGGTTCAGTTGTTTAATGCTTCGTCTTTGCATAGTATTTTTTTGTATGGGAATAATCTCTCCGGTACTCTCCCGCCGGCGATGTGTCAGCTGCCCAGGTTGCAGAATGTCGATTTTTCCAATAATTCGCTGTCGGGATCGATTCCGGAGGGTTTGAAGAAGTGTAAACAGTTGCAGAGGTTGGTCGTCACCCGGAATCAATTTTCCGGCGAAATTCCGGAGGGGATTTGGCCGGAGATGGAGAATTTGGTTCAGCTCGATCTGTCGTCGAATGAGTTCAACGGATCGATTCCTGATGATATCGGTGAGCTGAAGTCGCTCTCCGGAACTCTGAACCTCTCTCACAACCATTTCACAGGAAAGATTCCAAAATCGCTCGGGAACCTGCCGGAGACGGTGAGTTTCGACCTCCGGAGCAACAATCTCTCCGGCGAAATCCCCCAGACCGGCGCGTTTGCCAACCAAGGCCCCACCGCATTCCTCAACAACCCCGACCTCTGCGGCTTCCCCCTCCAGAAATCCTGCCGGAACCCATCCCGGAGTTCTCCGGAGGGTCAGAGCTCATCCCCAGAATCTGGCACCAATGCAAGAAAAGGCCTGAGCCCAGGTTTGATCATCCTAATATCCGTCGCTGACGCCGCCGGAGTGGCTTTCATTGGCTTGATCATAGTGTACATATACTGGAAAAACAGGGATTCACAGGGCTGCAGCTGCACCGGCAAAGAAAAACTCGGCAGTACCGGAAGATCCGCTTTGTGTTCGTGCCTTTCTGCCCACAGTTTTCAGAATAATGACTCCGAAATGGAATCAGATAAGGAAAGAGGAGGCAAAGGAGCAGAGGGTGATCTTGTAGCCATTGACAAAGGCTTCAGTTTTGAACTGGATGAGCTTTTAAGGGCATCAGCCTACGTGTTAGGAAAGAGTGGTTTGGGGATTGTGTACAAGGTGGTGCTCGGAAATGGAGTTCCAGTGGCGGTGAGGCGGTTGGGGGAGGGTGGGGAGCAGAGGTACAAGGAATTTGTGGCTGAGGTTCAGGCTATTGGGAGAGTGAAGCACCCCAACGTTGTCAAGTTGAGAGCTTACTATTGGGCTCCTGATGAGAAGCTCCTGATTTCGGATTTCATCTCCAATGGCAACTTGGCTAATGCTCTCCGAG gGAGAAGTGGACAGCCATCATCGAGCCTCTCATGGTCAACCAGGCTGAAAATTGCCAAGGGAACAGCCCGGGGCTTGGCCTACCTGCATGAATGCAGTCCAAGAAAGTTTGTCCATGGAGACATAAAACCCTCCAACATCCTCCTTGACAACGAATTCCAGCCCTATATCTCTGATTTTGGCCTCAACAGACTAATTACAATCACAGGCAACAACCCTGCCTCATCCGGTGGCTTCATTGGTGGAGCCCTCCCCTATCTAAAATCAGTCCAACCAGAACGACCCAACAATTACAAAGCCCCAGAGGCTCGGGTTGCCAACAGCCGCCCTACACAAAAATGGGATGTCTACTCATTTGGGGTTGTATTACTTGAACTGCTGACCGGAAAATCCCCAGAGCTCTCCTCTCCAACCACATCAACATCCACAGAAGTCCCAGATCTAGTGAAGTGGGTGAGGAAAGGATTTGAAGAGGAGAATCCCCTTTCAGATATGGTAGACCCCTTGTTGCtccaagaagtgcaagccaagAAGGAGGTGCTAGCAGTGTTTCATGTGGCCCTTGCCTGCACTGAGGGAGACCCAGAACTTCGGCCTAGGATGAAGACTCTCTCAGAAAACCTAGAAAGAATTGGATCATAA